The Syntrophorhabdaceae bacterium nucleotide sequence GGTGTAACCTGTATGGCCACATGGGAAAACCCATCGATGAGGCTCACATCGAAATAGTCGAGAGGTCCGTGGGGACTATTTGCATCAAAGGTAGGCTCAAACAGGGCCACAGGCGGTTGTCCTCCGGATGCACACTCCAAGCCGAAGTACGTGGTATCAGCGGAGCTGATGCATCCCCCTGATTTACAACAATCGACTCCCTGCGTGGGGCACTTGCCCGATTCATTGAATGTACAGCCGGTCCGGCCCCAAAAGGTGAGGCCGGCAGTCCCGACGGGAATCGTTTTGACCACTGTCGCCCCGGCCGCCATCTCCCATCCGGTAGGATGGGGACCGCCTTCTCCCGGCCAAATCGTTTCATTGCAGTTATTTACAAACGTAATGGTATGATCAGCCGCCATTACCGTCGGGACAAGCGAATACATCAAGATGCACAACAGAACCGCCGCAAAACTGCAGCCCCAGACGGTTCTACCAGCCAGACCCTTACCCATACGGAACCTCCCTTATCTTAGCTTGATTGTCATTTGTTTTACGAGAAAGAACATCTCTTCCAGTCCTCCCCTCGGGTAGTTTGCAATAATCCATACTGAATTGCAATAAATTACCATTCAAATTACCATTCTTATTACGCCGACACAGCCAAATGCCCCTGTTTTCGTGACCAGCTCAATACCTTCTTCTATACGCCCGGATAACGTCTTCTCTCATCTACAACCAGATGCTTCACGAGGAAGAGTAGAGCGGCCCTTTTCCTTACCGATCAGCTTCGCCTCTTTGCGTCGCTTGTCGATTTCGCCACAGTTGCACCTCTCAGGTTGTCCTCGCTGTGTGATGTTTTTTGAAAAAAACCGAAATAATACGATATTTAGGAAGCCGTAAGGAACGCCCTTTACTTTTTCACTTTTATGCCTTCCATAATCACAAAAGGGTATGCCCCGGGCTGGCTTGGTCTGCCCTCAGTTTAGACTTTGAAGTTGAATTCACCGATTACCAATAGGTCGGGCCAATAGCCCGTTGACATACTAATCTCTACAGGCTAATCCCAGCCAATTACCTCATAGCCTTTGTCCCGCAGACACTTCTCCATAAAGCTTTTATATACCGGGTTTGGCTCCGAGGTTTTGAATATACTATATAAGAGTCCGGATGCTGCGCCTGTCGCAGCCCCTATCCCGGCGCCTCCTCCTATATCTCCGGTAACTGCCCCTGCAGCTCCGCCTATTACAGCCCCGGCCGCGCCTCCTACCGCGGTGCCTTTTACTGCTTCCTGGCCGCCGCTTGACTTGACGTATGTATCGGCACCACTCTTACATTCATCAATGTCGCCGGAAGCTTTTTCTTCCCCTACCGACTTCAGGTATTCATTCGGATAAAGGACCGGTCCCTTGGTAGCACAGCCGAACAGAAGCAGGGCAAAAATGAGAATGAACAAGCATTTCATCTTACTATCCCCTCTTTGTTTTCATTTTAAAACTATCAGTGCCTACGTTGATGCCTGATCGCTTTGAAGGAGCCCGATCATGTAGGGAAAACTTTGTCTGCCGGGGGAATGAGCTGCCAGGATGAGACTACGTTAAAACCATAATAAGCAATTTGCGGCGATCATGGGAAAATGTCAAGATAGATATCGCCGATCCACAAGGGTATGGAGTCAATCTTGACATCTGATTGCTCGAAGTCCCTTTATCAAGAATAAAGGTTTGGCTCCATACCCTCCCGGAGCACACGGGCATGCGCGCTATTTGATGATTCTTAAGAGGTGGTAATACATCAAAAAGTGCAATATTTATATTTAAGAATAGCTTATAATAGAAGAAACCTTTTAACTGGAAATCAAACGATGAAGAAAAACCTAAAGGCAGACCCCCATCATGACGGAAACACCTGAAAATCCCGATCGCCACCAAAGATCCCAAAAAGAGCTGGAAGACCTCGTGCTTGCCCTGACGGAAACCGAGGCGAAATTAACGAATATCATTAACAACGCCATTGAGGGGATATTCCAGACGGACCGTGAAGGTCGCTTTATCCATGCCAACCCTTCCTTCGCCCTTATCCACGGATATGCGTCCCCTGCGGAGATCAGGGATTCTATTTTCGCAAGGGATCTCTTTCTGGATCCGTCCGACCACGAGAGACTAATAGAGCTTCTTCGCTCGTCCGGCACTGTTCGGGGCTTTGAATCGCGGATGAAAACAAAGAGCGGAACGATACACTGGGTCTCATCGAACGTCGTGGCCTTTGGTGATGAAAAGGGCAGGACCATCAGATATGAAGGCACGATGCTCGACATCACGGAGCGTAAAAGGGCAGAAGAGGCGCTCCTGGAAAGCGAGGCAAAATTCAGGAGCATCGTGAACAATGCCCTGGAAGGAATATTCCAGACGGATCGCGAAGGCCGTTTTATCCATGCCAACCCTTCCTTCGCCAAAATACACGGATATGCGTCGCCGGTCGAGATGGGGGATTCGCTTTTCGCGGAAGATCTTTTTCTGGATCCGTCGGACCATAAGAGACTCATAGGGCTTCTTCGCTCATCCGGCTCCGTTCAGGGCTTTGAATCCCGGATGAAAACGAAGAGCGGCACGGTACATTGGGTCTCCTCGAACGTCATGGTTTTTCGTGATGAATTGGGCAAGACCATCAGATATGAAGGTACGATGCTCGACATCACGGATCGCAAAAAGGCCGAGGAAGCGCTCCTGGAAAGCGAGGAGAGATATAGGACCGCCATCGAAAGCTCCAACGATGCGATCAACATCCTCGAGGGCGATATATGCCGGTATGCGAACTCACAGTATATTAAGATGTTCGGGCTTGATGGCCCTGAAGATGCCATCGGAAAATCGGTAAAATGGAATATACATCCCGATAGCCTGGAGATGGTTGCCGAAATGCAGAGAAAGCGGCAGGCAGGCGAACCCGTGCCGTCACGATACGAATTCAAGGGTATCACTAAAAAGGGCGACATAATCTATGTGGAGGTATCAGCCGCCCCTATTACGTACCGGGGCAAATCCGAATACCTTCTCTATCTCAGGGATGTTACCGAGAGGAAAGAGGCGGAAGAGGTACTCATCAGGTCCCACAAAGAACTGGAGCGACTGAACAAGGCAAAAACCAAGGCGGTCAATCACATTTCCCACGAGCTGAACACACCTATCTCGGTGATTCAGAGCACTACCGGCATCCTGAAACGAAGATTCGCGAATTTATTGACCCCTGCCATCGAAAATATCATCGACATCCTGGAGAGGAATACGGAACGTCTGTCCGAGATATCGTCCGAGACCGACGAGATATTCAGGGTATCCCAGGAAATTGAAGAAGGGATGATACTCAAGGATATCGAGCGGCTTCTGGCAAGGATGGAGGAGCTTCCGGAAATACCTGAAGCGATACGCCCGCATTGGGAGGCCGTCAAGGGGTGGATAAGCACATATCTCGGTCGTAGCCCCCGGTCAGCTCAGGCCATCGACCTCTACTCGTCTGTCCTTTCCACCGTAAAAAAAATGGAGAGAGCCGCCGGGCATCGCAATCTGCGCATCGATGTGGAGGGGCAAAACGATCTTTTTGTCTTTATAGATCCCTTCATCCTGAGAGAGGTTACCGAAGGTCTGATCAAAAATGCCATTGAAAATACGCCCGAAGGAGGGTCGATTGAAGTGGCTGCGGAGCAGAATGACACGGGCATCATTCTTCGCGTGGCAGACAGGGGTATCGGTATCACTGAGGAAAATAAAGGCTCGGTCATGGACGGCCTCTTCCACACAGAGGAAACCGATCTCTACTCGACAAAAAGACCTTTCGAATTCGGTGCGGGCGGCAAAGGCCTCGAACTTCTCCGAATTAAGCACTATGCCGAGCGTTACGGGTTCGACATTTCATTCGAGAGTGTCCGATGCATTTACATACCCACCGACCGGGATACCTGCCCCGGGAACATCGCCCAATGCAGTCATTGCAGAACAGTCGATGACTGCACCGCGTCAGGGGGAACAACCTTTTTTGTCACCTTTCCCGTCAGGAGCAATACCGGCGGAATGGATGAGAAGAAATAAGCCGTCTGCGGTCTCCCGGACAGGGGGCCATGGCCCGGCAGTACGAATTTCGCGACCATACCGCCCCTGCCCATTCCCGCTCGAGCCCCGGCCTCTTTGGCCTAGACCCAGGTTCTCCCTTCCAAGCCTATTTTTTTCTGCCAGTCGGACTCGAATTTCTCCGTGAAAAATGTGTAAAGCTTCTCAAAAACACGCTTCCAGCCGGACTCGTAGTCGAGGGCGAGCACGTCCTGGAGAAAGGGGACTATTTCGCTGAGCTTATCCTTGGGAAGATAGGCATTCGCCTTGAGGTCCATGGAGTTCTTCAGTGCCTCAGGGGTTAAGGCATGGGCCGTAAGCATGGCCGTTTTGAAACCCCGGCTCACTGCGACCTTGAGGAGGTCAAACCCGCGGACCCCCATAATATCGAGGACCACGAGGTCATAGGTTTTGGATTGAAGCAGTCCGTTCGCCTCTTCGTAACTGGTTGCCGTTTCAAAGACGCAGCTCGGAGCCGCATCCATAATCTCGTCTTTGAGAACCGCCAGCACGTCCGGCTCATCGTCTACCGCCAGGATCCTCTTGCCATTCAAATTAGAGTCGCTCATTTTTTGTTCCTCCTTTATCGCCATAACGGCGTCTTTCGGGGTCCTGCACGCCCCGTCATGGACTTAATCTTCCGCCCGGGAAGTCTTCAAAACCTTTCCATTCACTCCTTTATCACTTGAAATCCGGCACGTCCCGCAGGATCGTTCAAGGCCATCGTTCGGAAACCTGTACGTACTAAATTCTTCTTTTCTTATGATATCAGTTACTTGTATCTTTTTACTCGTAGCCTTTTTTGATCCATCTCCCTCTATAATGGAGCATAGTTGCTCCATTGTCAAGATCATTCTCCTCACTGTGATCGCCGTGACGGCAAAAATGTTCCCAAATCTTCTTAGGCTCTTTTTAATGATTATGAACTAGAACAGGTGTGAGGTTACGATAAATACTTGGAAAGGTCTTAAAATCCCTTAGTCTTGCGTGATTTTCTTGAAAAGCAACTTCCTCTTCATACATTGAGGGAAAACTCCTTCACCTCGTGTCCTTCGGGTACGTCCTCCATTGTCATAAGCATGTAAGCGTCCCGTCCCAGTTCGGATCGCCTATCCTTGCGGGTCAAGGCCGTGCTTTCTTTTGTACTCGTTGATCACTTCGAGGAACTGCTCGCCGTATCTTTCTATCTTTGTCTGCCCTATGCCCGAGACGTTCCGCATCTCTTCCAAAGTGTCCGGCAGGGCGTAGATAAGCTCTCTTAAAGTTCGATCGTGGAATATCACGTAGGGCGGGAGCTCCTGGCTTTTGGCGATCTCCATGCGGAGAGCTCGCAGCTCTTCGAATAGCTCGGCACCCGCGTCCTCCGAGAGGACGGGCTCCCTGTCGCCTTTGATGACTATCTTGCCTCTTTCGATGGTCAGCTTTGCCTTCTTTGATTTTTTGGCCTTCACATGAACGGGGTCTTTGCGGAGCTCGAATTTCTCCTCGCCCTTCAGTACGGGGCGGCATCCGGGGGCGAGGCTTAAGCTTCCCTTTCCCCCTACGTCCACGCCGAGCATTCCGGCGGCGACGAGCTGGCGGAATACCGATTTCCATTCCGTCTCGGTGAGCTCTTTCCCGATGCCGAAAGTGGAGACCTTCTGATGGCCGAAGCTTTTGATCCTTTCGTTATCCTTGCCTAGAAGGACATCGATGAGGTAGGTGGAGCCGAACATCTGGCCTGTCCGAAAGACGCAGGAGAGGGCCTTCTGGGCGACGAGGGTACCGTCCCATGTCTCTACCGTGCCTTCACAGATATCGCAGTTTCCGCAGGGCTCGGCGCGCTCCTCGCCGAAGTAGTTAAGAAGCACAAGTCTACGGCATTTCGTGGTCTCGCAGTAGCCGAGCATGGCCTCCATCTTGCTGCGCTGGATCCTCTTGAACTCTTCGCCCCCCTCCGAGGTTTCGAGCATCTGCCTGTGGACGATGACGTCCCCCAGGCTGTAGATCATCCAGGCATCCGCCTTTTCACCGTCTCTTCCGGCCCGTCCCGTCTCCTGGTAGTAGCTCTCCAGGGTCTTCGGCAGGTTGAGGTGGGCGACGAACCGGACGTCGGGCTTATCGATGCCCATGCCGAAGGCAATTGTGGCCACCATGATCACCCCTTCGTCCTGAAAAAAGCGCCTCTGGTTTCTGAGCCTTTTCTCCCGGTCGAGGCCCGCATGGTAAGGCAGGGCGGGAATATCTTTGTCCGAGAGGAATTCCGCGATCTCTTCCACTTTCTTCCTGGTCATGCAATAGACGATGCCGGAGTCGCCGGGGTGCTCGTTTTTAAGGAATTCGAGGAGCTGCTGTTTTTCCTTCTGCTTTACCTCGACCCTGTAGCGGATGTTGGGCCGGTCGAAGCTTGAGATGAACTGTTTCGCCTCTTCCAGGCGCAACTTCTCGATGATCTCTTTTCTCGTGACATTATCCGCCGTGGCGGTAAGCGCAATGCGGGGCACATAGGGGAACCGCTCGGGGAGCACGCCCAGACCCAGGTATTCGGGCCTGAAATCGTGTCCCCACTGGGAGACGCAATGGGCCTCGTCAATGGCAAATAATCCTATTTTTGCCTGGCTGAGAAGGCGCATGAAGCTTTCGGTTACGAGCCTTTCAGGGGCCACGTAGAGGAGATCGATCTCGCCGGCCACGGCCTTGCGCTCCATGGCGGATGATTCCTGGTAGTTTTGGGTGGAATTGAGAAAACCCGCCCTGACGCCGAGCTGGCTGATGCCGTCCACCTGGTCCTGCATGAGGGCGATAAGGGGCGACACCACGACGCATATGCCGGGACGCAACATGGCGGGGATCTGATAGCAGATCGATTTCCCGCTCCCTGTGGGCATGAGCACAAAGGCGTCTCCCCCTGAGAGGACCTGGTCGATCACCTCTTCCTGGTGCTCCCGGAAACTATCGTATCCGAAGCAGGAGCGGAGCAGCTCCCTGGGAGATTGGTCGCAACGAGAAGGATTTATCGATTCGGTCATCCGGTTTTTTCCACGGAAATTGTGAGCGCGCTGGGAAGGCTCACGCTTTAATATAGCCTGAAAGGGGCGGGCATTGTCAAAGGGATAATGAGGACGGCCTCAGGGTCGATCCCGTCTTTGATCGACGGACCCACGCAAAGAACGTGTATGTGGGCCCATGCATACAGACAGGTCATATAATATAGGTATCTTACCACTCCACCGGCGGGTCTGCCGGCGACTGGGTCACAAACTTGATCTCGAGCACCCTTTTCTCCACTACCCTCGCCTTGTAGTCCGCCACCACGACACTCCCGTAGGACCGGGTGTCTTTATTATACTCGATAGCAAAGGCGAAGGCCGCGTCCCTGTATTTGAGCCATGCTTTCTGGGCCTCTTTCAGTTTCTTCTGTGCCTCCGGCGTGAGGTCTTTCATTACCTCGGAATAGACCTTGTTCAGCTCCTTATCTGCCTTCTCATATCGTTTCTGATGGCAGTCGGCTATGGCGATCATATCGGGCTCTTTTGCGCAGTCCTTCCCGTAGAGGGAAAGAAAAGGGGAAAAGACGAAAACCGATAAAGCGAGACAGATTAACCGGAGATCCTTCGATACAATTATCCTTTTCACTACCAGCCTCCTTGCTTCTGTTTTTTCAGTATTGATGCAGGACCCTGCCTAATATTTTTCGGCAAAAGAGTCACGCCCTTAAGATGTTGTTCTTTTAACTGGCCTTTTTATGGTGATTTTTGAAGGAAATATGTGCGGCCCATGACAATTTTGTCGCCCTTCCCGCCCGGAATCGACAAAAAGGAAATACATTCCTCCCTTTCTCATTAAATAACTCAACAATATCAATAATTTTTGAGTATGGGGTTCAGGCATGGGGATTGCTTATTAAACCATAGTTGGTATCAGCAATAAGGAGGGACAAATGAAAGTATTGATCGCAGCAGTTATCGCATTCACGCTCATGGCAGGTTGCGCCATAGTGCCCCTGGGCCCCTATTATGGTCATCATCGCGGCTACTATGGGTACCATGGCGGTGGACACGGGCACGGATATTATCGATAGCAGCACGTGCTCCCCATGGGTAAGGGGAAGCTTTTCCGGCGGACATAGCAACTTACGCGGCACGCCCGCTCTCTATATCCTTCCACGAGGGACCGGCTGAAAGCCCCTTCATCCGGCCTTCACTCCGCCGTTCACTCTTGGTCAATGGTGCAAAGGTTGAGGGGCGGACCCCTCAACCTTTGCACCTTCCACTTTTCACCAGACCCAAAATCTCAGTAACTCTATTTAGCTGATTTTTCCTTGAGTGTAATCCAACGGGCATCAGGCCCTGTGTGCGGCCGCCTTACCTTTTACCCTGTAGACCACGAGCACCTGGCCCTGCTTGATGGTATAGCCGTTTTTCAGCCCGTTCGCCGCGATGAGGGTTGCGGGCCGGACCTTCAGGCTCCGGCAGATCTCCGTGATGGTATCGCCTTTCTTGACCTTATAACTGACTGCCTCCATGGAGGCGGCCGGGTATATCTTCAGTTTCTGCCCCGCTTCCACACGGAGACTCCTGAGCTTGTTCCATTTCTTGATATCTTCTTTTTCCACCCTGAAAATCTCGGCGACCGTGACAATGGTATTCCCTTTCTTAACCACATACAGGATGGGCTTCGGTTCAGGCGGCTTCGGCTCGGGGGGTTTCGGCTTTGCGGCTATGGCTACGCGGACAGGTTTTGCTCCTTCTTTTGCCTTACGTACTGGCTCGACATGGACCGGGCGCGCCTCGGGTGCGCTTTCCTCAAGGGAACGGAAATTCGCGAAGGCGGTCCGTATCTCGAGGCTCTCTCCATTGCCTTCGTACCGGGGAAATCCGAATGTTTCGGGATTGCTCCCGATCACCGCGGCAGCGATCACTTTGGGGGGATATTCCCTGGTCTCACGGGCAAGGCACGACCTGATATGCCAGAAGTTCCGCTCTTCCATGGGGTTATTGATCTTCTTGAGGCACCCTATGATCCTCCCTTCCCCGCAATTATAGGCCGCGAGGGCGAGAAGAAAGGAGCGGGGCCCGAAAATGGCGATGAGGTCGTGGAAGTATTCGACCGCCGCAAAGGTCGATTTCACGGGATCGAGTCTCTCATCCGTCCTATCGGCAACCCTGAGGGAATATTGCCTGGCGGTGCCCGGCATGAACTGCCACATGCCCACGGCCCCGGCGTGACTCCGGGCATTCGGGTTGAAACCCGATTCGAGAAAGGCGATAAAGGCCATGTCCTCGGGAATATTCCTCTTCCTGAAAACCTCCTTCACCGCGGGCATATACCGCGCCGAACGCCTGAGCGAGGCATTCATGAACCTCCTGTACTGGTCGTTCGTCTGAAATGCCTTTACGTAGAGCTTCACTTCATTAAGAAAAATCGTTTCCACCGTGCCTTTATCCCCGAATTCACCGAGAAGCCGCTTAAGCTCCTTCTCGATCAATGCGTCGTGTCCCACGGTCGTCGATTTGGTGAGAAGGCGCTCATCGATGGGAATGCCGGGAAGGTCCCTGAAGGGGATATTCTCTTCCCCGCCCGCGGGATCGGAAGAAACGACCTTTGCGGAGGTCCTGGGTTTGCGCATGCCGGGCGGTGGGGTTCCGATGTCCTCGACCACCACATTGTCTTTGCCGGAAGCGCGAAGCCCCGCGTCAACTGTTGCTTCCGCCCCTCCTTTAGGTATTTGGCCGGAGGACGAGGAGGCCCCGGGCTCCGGAGACTTCACCGTAGCCGCCACCCGAACCCCGTCGGACTGCGAATAAGATGCGCATGAAACGGTCATGAACATCAATGATAGCGCGATCAGGAACCTGATCGCGGTTTTTCTTCTTTCATTCATAAACTCCTCCTGACTCTACCAAATTAGAGCCACATAGTAGAAGACGAGTCAAGAAGAATCTTTTCTCGGAAAAAGCTGGGGCCTGAGGATGAGCCCTGGGGGGACCGGTTTCTCTCCTTGACACCGGGCCAAACCTTTCTTAAAATCACCATAAGGATAAATATTTACCACTTAAGCGATTCATTTTTCTATCGTAAACCCAAAAAGGAGGACACCT carries:
- a CDS encoding thaumatin family protein, producing the protein MGKGLAGRTVWGCSFAAVLLCILMYSLVPTVMAADHTITFVNNCNETIWPGEGGPHPTGWEMAAGATVVKTIPVGTAGLTFWGRTGCTFNESGKCPTQGVDCCKSGGCISSADTTYFGLECASGGQPPVALFEPTFDANSPHGPLDYFDVSLIDGFSHVAIQVTP
- a CDS encoding PAS domain-containing sensor histidine kinase; this encodes MTETPENPDRHQRSQKELEDLVLALTETEAKLTNIINNAIEGIFQTDREGRFIHANPSFALIHGYASPAEIRDSIFARDLFLDPSDHERLIELLRSSGTVRGFESRMKTKSGTIHWVSSNVVAFGDEKGRTIRYEGTMLDITERKRAEEALLESEAKFRSIVNNALEGIFQTDREGRFIHANPSFAKIHGYASPVEMGDSLFAEDLFLDPSDHKRLIGLLRSSGSVQGFESRMKTKSGTVHWVSSNVMVFRDELGKTIRYEGTMLDITDRKKAEEALLESEERYRTAIESSNDAINILEGDICRYANSQYIKMFGLDGPEDAIGKSVKWNIHPDSLEMVAEMQRKRQAGEPVPSRYEFKGITKKGDIIYVEVSAAPITYRGKSEYLLYLRDVTERKEAEEVLIRSHKELERLNKAKTKAVNHISHELNTPISVIQSTTGILKRRFANLLTPAIENIIDILERNTERLSEISSETDEIFRVSQEIEEGMILKDIERLLARMEELPEIPEAIRPHWEAVKGWISTYLGRSPRSAQAIDLYSSVLSTVKKMERAAGHRNLRIDVEGQNDLFVFIDPFILREVTEGLIKNAIENTPEGGSIEVAAEQNDTGIILRVADRGIGITEENKGSVMDGLFHTEETDLYSTKRPFEFGAGGKGLELLRIKHYAERYGFDISFESVRCIYIPTDRDTCPGNIAQCSHCRTVDDCTASGGTTFFVTFPVRSNTGGMDEKK
- a CDS encoding response regulator, encoding MSDSNLNGKRILAVDDEPDVLAVLKDEIMDAAPSCVFETATSYEEANGLLQSKTYDLVVLDIMGVRGFDLLKVAVSRGFKTAMLTAHALTPEALKNSMDLKANAYLPKDKLSEIVPFLQDVLALDYESGWKRVFEKLYTFFTEKFESDWQKKIGLEGRTWV
- the recQ gene encoding DNA helicase RecQ; the encoded protein is MTESINPSRCDQSPRELLRSCFGYDSFREHQEEVIDQVLSGGDAFVLMPTGSGKSICYQIPAMLRPGICVVVSPLIALMQDQVDGISQLGVRAGFLNSTQNYQESSAMERKAVAGEIDLLYVAPERLVTESFMRLLSQAKIGLFAIDEAHCVSQWGHDFRPEYLGLGVLPERFPYVPRIALTATADNVTRKEIIEKLRLEEAKQFISSFDRPNIRYRVEVKQKEKQQLLEFLKNEHPGDSGIVYCMTRKKVEEIAEFLSDKDIPALPYHAGLDREKRLRNQRRFFQDEGVIMVATIAFGMGIDKPDVRFVAHLNLPKTLESYYQETGRAGRDGEKADAWMIYSLGDVIVHRQMLETSEGGEEFKRIQRSKMEAMLGYCETTKCRRLVLLNYFGEERAEPCGNCDICEGTVETWDGTLVAQKALSCVFRTGQMFGSTYLIDVLLGKDNERIKSFGHQKVSTFGIGKELTETEWKSVFRQLVAAGMLGVDVGGKGSLSLAPGCRPVLKGEEKFELRKDPVHVKAKKSKKAKLTIERGKIVIKGDREPVLSEDAGAELFEELRALRMEIAKSQELPPYVIFHDRTLRELIYALPDTLEEMRNVSGIGQTKIERYGEQFLEVINEYKRKHGLDPQG
- a CDS encoding lysozyme inhibitor LprI family protein, yielding MKRIIVSKDLRLICLALSVFVFSPFLSLYGKDCAKEPDMIAIADCHQKRYEKADKELNKVYSEVMKDLTPEAQKKLKEAQKAWLKYRDAAFAFAIEYNKDTRSYGSVVVADYKARVVEKRVLEIKFVTQSPADPPVEW
- a CDS encoding transglycosylase SLT domain-containing protein — protein: MNERRKTAIRFLIALSLMFMTVSCASYSQSDGVRVAATVKSPEPGASSSSGQIPKGGAEATVDAGLRASGKDNVVVEDIGTPPPGMRKPRTSAKVVSSDPAGGEENIPFRDLPGIPIDERLLTKSTTVGHDALIEKELKRLLGEFGDKGTVETIFLNEVKLYVKAFQTNDQYRRFMNASLRRSARYMPAVKEVFRKRNIPEDMAFIAFLESGFNPNARSHAGAVGMWQFMPGTARQYSLRVADRTDERLDPVKSTFAAVEYFHDLIAIFGPRSFLLALAAYNCGEGRIIGCLKKINNPMEERNFWHIRSCLARETREYPPKVIAAAVIGSNPETFGFPRYEGNGESLEIRTAFANFRSLEESAPEARPVHVEPVRKAKEGAKPVRVAIAAKPKPPEPKPPEPKPILYVVKKGNTIVTVAEIFRVEKEDIKKWNKLRSLRVEAGQKLKIYPAASMEAVSYKVKKGDTITEICRSLKVRPATLIAANGLKNGYTIKQGQVLVVYRVKGKAAAHRA